A genomic stretch from Sulfurimonas sediminis includes:
- a CDS encoding GNAT family N-acetyltransferase: protein MSHTLIHNADECKYEYHIDGHVAYITYDDQDGNMHLTHTIVPDALAGKGLAKTLLEDVLKEIEKADKKAVAKCSYIVKYQEKNPDKSHLFI, encoded by the coding sequence ATGTCACATACTTTAATACACAATGCAGATGAGTGCAAATACGAATATCATATCGACGGTCATGTAGCCTATATCACTTATGATGATCAAGATGGAAATATGCATCTGACACACACAATTGTACCAGATGCATTGGCAGGTAAAGGGCTTGCAAAAACTTTACTTGAAGATGTACTCAAAGAGATAGAAAAGGCGGACAAAAAAGCTGTAGCAAAGTGCTCTTATATTGTAAAATACCAGGAGAAAAATCCTGATAAAAGTCATCTGTTTATATAG
- a CDS encoding leucine-rich repeat domain-containing protein: MIHKLWLWADKNNISDLEWIEHDSYLKGGYYRGIPRDKETLLALEELNLLGSQVSDLPPEIGTLTQLKKLYLLGNQITELPKEIAGLSNLQELYLAGNRLKELPKEIGSLQNLKLLLLQENQLTEIPKEIASLKNLQSLELGGNQLASLPAEIGQLKNLRKFTFWKNRLSTLPLEITNLINLKELDFTYNRLTLTQDHAKWLESLIQNNCSVSI, translated from the coding sequence ATGATTCATAAACTTTGGCTCTGGGCCGACAAAAACAATATATCGGATTTGGAGTGGATAGAGCATGATTCTTATCTCAAAGGCGGATACTACAGAGGAATTCCTCGGGATAAAGAGACTTTACTTGCATTAGAAGAACTCAATCTTCTTGGCAGCCAGGTTTCTGATTTACCTCCGGAAATAGGTACGCTTACACAGTTGAAAAAGCTCTATCTTCTTGGCAATCAGATTACTGAGTTACCAAAAGAGATAGCTGGTTTGAGTAATTTACAAGAGCTTTATCTTGCGGGGAACAGACTAAAAGAGCTACCAAAAGAGATAGGATCTTTACAAAATCTCAAGCTGCTGCTTCTTCAGGAAAACCAACTTACAGAGATACCCAAAGAGATAGCTTCACTGAAAAATTTACAATCATTGGAATTGGGAGGGAATCAACTTGCATCTCTTCCTGCTGAAATCGGACAATTAAAAAATTTAAGAAAATTTACTTTTTGGAAAAACAGACTCTCTACACTCCCTTTAGAAATTACAAATCTAATAAACCTAAAGGAGTTAGACTTTACCTATAACAGACTTACATTAACACAAGATCATGCAAAATGGCTAGAGAGTCTAATACAAAATAATTGTTCAGTCTCTATATAA
- the tig gene encoding trigger factor, producing the protein MEVSVKKIDDINFILSGTVENRTIETKVAEFKEKLSKDTNADAQKSENIEQEAAGEVFKEFINAGIKEANIDIKTILGQPLLKKYEQQGENVYFEVALSVSPVVDVDALDYSEIVPDFTKPKADPEAVEAKLTEFAQQQAPFTPIEKPRSLQKGDVAAIDFKGFIDGKPFEGGSAEKFNLKIGSNSFIPGFEEQLIGMEYGEERSITVTFPEDYQAADLAGKETNFDVKLHEIQEQKAQTPDDAFAQKILSDPLATLETLKEKFADQIISEELSRLYMEELKPKIVNTLLEKFNFTLPANIVEQEIDAKVREKTKNYTEEEHKQFLEDKEKFLQLRESVRKEAQDVVKTALIVEALAKKEGIEVHLQEVHAALGYQAMMTGQDAQELVKYYEENNLMTSAKMGLTEDKLFGKLLGFHKQ; encoded by the coding sequence GTGGAAGTCTCAGTAAAAAAAATCGACGATATTAACTTTATTTTAAGTGGTACAGTTGAGAATCGTACAATAGAAACCAAAGTGGCAGAATTTAAAGAAAAACTCTCCAAAGATACAAATGCTGATGCACAAAAAAGTGAAAATATTGAGCAAGAAGCCGCTGGCGAAGTCTTTAAAGAGTTCATTAATGCAGGAATCAAAGAAGCAAACATAGATATTAAAACTATATTGGGACAGCCTCTTCTTAAAAAATATGAACAGCAGGGAGAGAATGTATACTTTGAAGTAGCACTTTCAGTCAGTCCTGTAGTTGATGTTGATGCACTCGATTACAGCGAAATCGTGCCCGATTTTACAAAACCAAAAGCAGACCCTGAGGCTGTAGAAGCCAAACTGACAGAATTTGCCCAACAACAAGCGCCATTTACACCTATTGAAAAACCAAGATCCCTGCAAAAAGGTGATGTGGCTGCAATAGACTTTAAAGGTTTCATTGACGGTAAACCTTTTGAAGGCGGCAGTGCCGAAAAATTCAATCTGAAAATCGGTTCCAACTCATTTATTCCAGGCTTTGAAGAACAGCTTATTGGAATGGAATACGGCGAAGAGAGAAGTATAACCGTCACTTTCCCTGAGGATTATCAGGCAGCTGACTTAGCCGGCAAAGAAACCAACTTTGATGTAAAACTTCATGAAATCCAGGAACAAAAAGCCCAGACACCTGATGATGCTTTTGCTCAAAAAATTCTTAGTGACCCTTTGGCAACTCTTGAGACACTTAAAGAAAAATTTGCGGACCAAATTATCTCCGAAGAACTTTCACGACTCTATATGGAAGAGTTAAAGCCAAAAATTGTCAATACCCTGCTTGAAAAATTTAATTTTACACTGCCTGCAAACATTGTTGAGCAGGAGATAGATGCAAAAGTACGTGAAAAAACAAAAAACTATACAGAAGAAGAACACAAACAGTTTCTCGAAGATAAGGAAAAATTTCTCCAACTGAGAGAATCCGTACGCAAAGAGGCTCAAGATGTTGTAAAAACCGCACTGATTGTCGAAGCGTTGGCAAAAAAAGAAGGTATAGAAGTGCATCTTCAGGAAGTTCATGCAGCCCTTGGTTATCAGGCGATGATGACAGGTCAGGATGCCCAGGAACTTGTAAAATACTATGAAGAAAACAATCTGATGACATCTGCGAAGATGGGACTGACCGAAGACAAACTCTTTGGAAAACTCTTAGGGTTTCACAAACAATAA
- a CDS encoding 2-oxoacid:acceptor oxidoreductase family protein, with protein MADKTRKKRYNIRISGLGGQGVVTTAHILGSTMDNAGQYASLVPFFGSEKRMAPVEAYVRASTEPIYEVGEVVYPDIILIYHSQVVTHGKSYTMPFYTGLKPDSLIIINSEVNVLDEDDVKVLKDLRATVVQFDATKLALDTAGTELATNMAMMGMMLGLINLVSIDNIETAVKERFLGTSFVSSGGTAMLDSAIEKKFKKKEELLQKNMDVISKTFEMANSIDLDTADLIIKFDI; from the coding sequence ATGGCTGATAAAACAAGAAAAAAAAGATATAACATACGTATTTCCGGATTAGGTGGGCAAGGTGTTGTAACAACTGCGCATATCCTTGGTTCAACAATGGATAATGCAGGTCAATATGCATCTTTGGTACCATTTTTTGGTTCTGAAAAAAGAATGGCACCTGTTGAAGCTTATGTAAGAGCTTCAACAGAGCCGATTTATGAAGTTGGTGAGGTTGTATATCCGGATATTATCCTGATTTACCACTCACAGGTTGTCACACACGGTAAGTCTTACACGATGCCATTTTACACAGGTCTGAAGCCTGACAGTTTGATTATCATCAACTCTGAAGTAAATGTACTTGATGAAGATGATGTAAAAGTTTTAAAAGACTTAAGAGCTACTGTTGTTCAGTTTGATGCTACAAAACTTGCACTTGATACTGCAGGAACAGAACTGGCAACAAATATGGCAATGATGGGTATGATGCTTGGACTTATTAACCTTGTAAGTATTGACAATATTGAAACAGCGGTGAAAGAAAGATTCCTGGGAACATCATTCGTTTCTTCAGGTGGTACAGCTATGCTTGACTCTGCAATAGAAAAAAAGTTCAAGAAAAAAGAAGAGTTACTCCAGAAAAATATGGATGTAATCAGCAAGACTTTTGAAATGGCAAACTCTATTGATTTAGATACTGCTGATTTAATTATTAAGTTCGACATATAA
- a CDS encoding thiamine pyrophosphate-dependent enzyme: MSLKYITPAERFKKYLPKDYVELVDYGPFGKTQEEAGPGNMGQFKELVEEHPMCSGCWMAYYIRLIFASLPNPEDTVTLGTAGCGRLAISQAAVPFIYGNYGDQNAMASGLTRAFRLRFPDKTKDVITIAGDGGTMDIGFSMTMHSWIRGEKFTTIMLDNEVYGNTGGQSSGMSPQGAILKMAPKGKDFGKMPATELARAAGCVYTVRMSPTNIKKAAKIIRRAIFVAREVGPTFIHAYTSCNIEYSIPTHEVFADAKAQEKDRFTFEEYMTDEAKEVIERVEAEEKAARMARKAQKTEAVN, encoded by the coding sequence ATGAGTTTAAAATATATAACTCCGGCAGAGAGATTTAAAAAATATCTACCAAAAGATTATGTAGAACTAGTTGACTACGGTCCGTTTGGAAAAACACAAGAAGAAGCTGGTCCAGGTAATATGGGGCAGTTTAAAGAGCTCGTTGAAGAACACCCGATGTGTTCTGGTTGTTGGATGGCATACTACATCAGACTGATTTTTGCTTCACTTCCAAATCCGGAAGATACAGTAACATTGGGTACAGCCGGTTGTGGTCGTTTGGCTATCTCTCAGGCTGCGGTACCGTTTATCTATGGTAACTACGGTGACCAAAATGCTATGGCATCAGGATTGACACGTGCGTTCAGATTACGTTTTCCTGACAAAACAAAAGATGTTATTACTATTGCCGGTGACGGTGGTACTATGGATATCGGTTTTTCAATGACTATGCACTCATGGATTCGTGGTGAAAAATTTACTACAATCATGCTTGACAATGAAGTTTATGGAAATACAGGTGGACAATCTTCAGGAATGTCTCCACAAGGTGCTATTCTTAAAATGGCACCAAAAGGAAAAGACTTCGGTAAAATGCCGGCAACAGAGCTTGCAAGAGCAGCTGGTTGTGTGTACACTGTAAGAATGTCTCCGACAAACATCAAAAAAGCGGCGAAGATTATCAGACGTGCGATATTTGTTGCAAGAGAAGTCGGACCGACATTTATTCATGCATATACATCATGTAATATCGAGTATTCTATTCCTACACATGAAGTATTTGCAGATGCAAAAGCACAGGAAAAAGATCGTTTTACATTTGAAGAGTACATGACGGATGAAGCAAAAGAAGTCATCGAACGTGTAGAAGCTGAAGAAAAAGCGGCAAGAATGGCAAGAAAAGCTCAAAAAACAGAGGCGGTAAATTAA
- a CDS encoding transketolase C-terminal domain-containing protein, with product MSPNPEKKLEKTLVDINYLLKEAPREKHFITGAQAMAEAVKRASVDMAIAYPITPQSEVMHLVGDIYAQGHIKEYYRAEEELGTMSAIAGAARAGVRLFTATSGPGLLRGLEAIVSWPGHRVPAVLGILTRVINAPLSIQPDNIEMAYMMHCGAVMLHAENQQDTFDFTLAAFAIAEKVDVYIPVAVATEGFFVTHAKGYVEMTPEDMALNEFDPVAAPVPAMDNETPPARIQRDAPVQKSNFMSYLIHAVWQQEIWDSNKRAMKYIYEYLGGPIEVKNPESEVFLIASGCAAAQAREAWRYAQEAGLSVGLIKVRAIRPFPIDEIRDAVKNAKSIIVPEHNIIGWLCKEVKAAIPNGGIVTEGPRVYGGMTLPVELIMKEIHNSLGLEYDLKL from the coding sequence ATGAGTCCAAATCCAGAAAAAAAATTAGAAAAAACATTAGTAGATATTAACTATCTGTTAAAAGAAGCTCCGAGAGAAAAGCACTTTATCACAGGTGCTCAGGCAATGGCAGAAGCCGTTAAAAGAGCAAGTGTTGATATGGCAATCGCCTACCCTATTACACCACAGTCAGAGGTAATGCACCTTGTTGGTGACATATATGCGCAAGGTCATATCAAAGAGTACTACAGAGCTGAAGAAGAGCTTGGCACCATGTCTGCTATTGCAGGTGCTGCAAGAGCGGGTGTACGTCTGTTTACAGCTACTTCAGGACCGGGTCTACTTCGTGGTTTAGAGGCGATTGTTTCTTGGCCAGGTCACCGTGTACCGGCAGTTCTTGGTATATTGACACGTGTTATCAATGCACCGTTGTCTATTCAGCCAGATAATATCGAAATGGCATATATGATGCACTGTGGTGCTGTTATGTTACATGCTGAAAATCAGCAGGACACATTTGACTTCACATTGGCAGCATTTGCTATTGCTGAAAAAGTTGATGTTTACATTCCGGTTGCTGTTGCTACAGAAGGTTTCTTCGTAACACACGCAAAAGGCTATGTGGAAATGACTCCTGAAGATATGGCACTGAATGAATTTGATCCGGTTGCTGCACCGGTTCCTGCGATGGACAATGAAACTCCACCGGCAAGAATCCAACGTGATGCACCTGTTCAAAAATCAAATTTTATGTCTTACCTGATTCATGCTGTATGGCAACAGGAAATCTGGGATTCAAACAAACGTGCAATGAAATATATTTATGAATACCTTGGTGGACCGATTGAAGTGAAAAACCCTGAATCTGAAGTATTCCTTATTGCTTCCGGTTGTGCAGCTGCACAGGCAAGAGAAGCATGGAGATATGCACAGGAAGCCGGCTTAAGCGTTGGTTTAATCAAGGTAAGAGCTATCAGACCATTCCCTATTGATGAGATCAGAGATGCAGTTAAAAATGCAAAATCTATCATAGTCCCAGAACACAATATTATCGGTTGGTTGTGTAAAGAAGTCAAAGCGGCGATTCCAAATGGTGGAATTGTTACAGAGGGACCAAGAGTATACGGTGGTATGACACTTCCGGTTGAGTTGATTATGAAAGAAATTCATAACTCACTTGGCTTAGAATACGACCTAAAACTATAA
- a CDS encoding carbon monoxide dehydrogenase beta subunit family protein produces MLKKVTEGPAGYMPQSAPYMGVELAPEGQALLYGNKVSEEEAMRDAAKALLTRDNPTIFPGPQVLWDWKDDVAAKAEALLELASEIPNCKIIPMPDYRPKYPKIDVKAEINPNHPNLTILDNKIKACVFVGVHCHYANLTLRMIRAGTDCYTVALCAYMGHEEAMASIRDLHAEDITKFKEIIIEERNKLGIEWETTLPPENPSLPKEDLTTLSPADYGEYRSLIMTRKGEHVTEVE; encoded by the coding sequence ATGTTAAAAAAAGTAACAGAAGGTCCGGCTGGGTATATGCCTCAATCGGCACCATATATGGGAGTTGAACTTGCACCTGAAGGGCAGGCTTTGCTTTATGGAAATAAAGTAAGTGAAGAAGAGGCTATGAGAGATGCAGCAAAAGCATTGCTGACTCGAGATAACCCGACAATTTTCCCTGGTCCACAAGTATTATGGGACTGGAAAGATGATGTTGCGGCAAAAGCAGAAGCGCTTTTAGAGCTGGCATCTGAAATTCCAAACTGTAAAATTATTCCAATGCCGGATTACAGACCAAAGTACCCTAAAATTGATGTGAAGGCGGAGATTAATCCTAATCACCCCAACCTTACAATTTTAGATAATAAAATCAAAGCGTGTGTTTTTGTCGGTGTACACTGTCACTATGCAAATCTTACTCTTAGAATGATACGTGCAGGTACAGACTGCTACACTGTGGCATTATGTGCTTATATGGGTCATGAAGAGGCTATGGCATCAATTAGAGACCTTCATGCAGAAGATATTACTAAATTTAAAGAAATTATAATTGAAGAAAGAAATAAACTAGGCATTGAGTGGGAAACTACTTTACCACCTGAAAATCCATCTTTACCTAAAGAAGATTTGACTACATTATCACCTGCTGATTATGGTGAGTACAGAAGTCTCATCATGACAAGAAAAGGTGAACATGTTACTGAAGTTGAATAA
- a CDS encoding GTP-binding protein: MIQSFIITGFLGVGKTTMLTNTVKKYFKNKKIAIVVNEFGDIGVDSKILTNVHSEVLEISEGCICCKLAQEFESGVSEIVNKYNPDIIFVETSGASEPFPIFLSLQNLGISIEGIICVVDAKNFDTYKENSTAKYQLGGSNIIILNKVDLVTPAELEEVKKEVIQIKEEYNIKNNLTGETVFNNYMIHYAEQGLVNKEVFEGVYQIDEVIGLAKDYKHLDHTGKDSITQKVAYLKENVRFNDIDQLLSALPKSIYRTKGIVKVTDVPNPIFINYSFGDASYEELPEYKEKSLLIFIGESIADDVKLLSQKFPFLILPQFSINK; this comes from the coding sequence ATCATACAATCTTTTATAATTACAGGATTTTTAGGTGTTGGAAAAACTACCATGCTTACAAATACTGTCAAAAAATATTTTAAAAACAAAAAAATAGCAATAGTTGTCAATGAATTTGGTGATATAGGAGTTGACAGTAAAATTCTTACAAATGTACACAGTGAAGTACTTGAGATATCAGAAGGGTGTATTTGCTGTAAATTGGCACAGGAATTCGAAAGCGGTGTGAGTGAAATTGTCAACAAATACAATCCCGACATCATATTTGTAGAAACCTCCGGTGCCTCCGAGCCTTTTCCGATTTTTCTCTCTTTGCAAAATCTCGGTATCTCCATTGAAGGTATCATATGTGTTGTCGACGCAAAAAACTTTGATACATACAAAGAGAACTCTACCGCCAAGTATCAACTAGGCGGTTCCAACATTATCATACTCAATAAAGTCGATTTGGTAACACCTGCAGAACTTGAAGAAGTAAAAAAAGAGGTTATACAGATAAAAGAAGAGTATAACATTAAAAACAATCTCACTGGAGAGACGGTATTTAATAACTATATGATTCACTATGCAGAGCAGGGTCTGGTAAACAAAGAGGTATTTGAAGGCGTTTATCAAATAGATGAAGTCATTGGCCTGGCAAAAGACTACAAGCATCTTGATCATACAGGCAAGGACTCTATCACCCAAAAAGTAGCCTATCTCAAAGAGAATGTACGCTTTAATGATATAGACCAACTCCTCAGTGCCCTTCCCAAGAGCATCTACAGGACAAAAGGCATTGTAAAAGTTACCGATGTACCCAATCCTATATTTATCAATTACTCTTTTGGTGATGCCAGCTATGAAGAGCTGCCCGAGTATAAAGAAAAATCTCTCTTGATCTTTATCGGTGAGAGTATTGCAGATGATGTAAAACTACTCAGTCAAAAATTTCCTTTTTTGATTCTTCCTCAATTCAGTATAAATAAGTAA
- a CDS encoding 2-oxoacid:acceptor oxidoreductase family protein: MAKDSIKIRMPGLGGQGAVTAAHIAATAADTEGYYAVSNPFFGAEKRMAPSESYARIGTVPIYDRGEVIYPDIIMIFHPQVITMGKSYTMPFYAGIKENGLVIINSDRDLLTDDDKKTLSDLNVKVLTKDFTQFAIDMAGTELATNMAMLGALFGALGTVSKPAIEEGIKDRFLKKYTASGGTATLDSVIEKKFKKKQELIQKNLDTASAAFDLTVDWCKEVGFEQILESPKK, from the coding sequence ATGGCAAAAGATTCAATAAAAATCAGAATGCCTGGTCTTGGCGGCCAAGGCGCGGTAACAGCAGCACACATTGCTGCTACAGCTGCAGATACAGAAGGTTACTACGCTGTATCAAATCCGTTTTTTGGTGCTGAAAAGAGAATGGCGCCATCTGAAAGTTATGCAAGAATAGGGACAGTGCCTATTTATGACAGAGGGGAAGTTATCTACCCTGATATCATTATGATTTTTCACCCGCAGGTTATTACTATGGGTAAATCATACACAATGCCTTTTTATGCAGGTATCAAAGAAAACGGTCTTGTAATCATCAACAGTGACAGAGACCTTTTAACAGATGATGATAAAAAAACATTGAGTGATTTGAATGTAAAAGTGCTTACGAAAGACTTTACTCAGTTTGCTATTGATATGGCGGGAACTGAACTTGCAACAAATATGGCAATGTTAGGTGCACTGTTTGGAGCTTTAGGAACTGTTAGTAAACCTGCTATTGAAGAGGGAATTAAAGATAGATTTCTTAAAAAATATACAGCTTCAGGTGGTACAGCTACACTTGACTCGGTTATTGAAAAAAAATTCAAGAAGAAGCAAGAGCTTATTCAAAAAAATCTTGATACTGCTTCAGCAGCATTTGACTTAACAGTTGACTGGTGTAAAGAAGTCGGATTTGAGCAGATTTTAGAATCTCCAAAAAAATAA
- a CDS encoding thiamine pyrophosphate-dependent enzyme yields MALDIYKINPEFRDIMPQEIIDLEEKATWSVKMDKPRGIKELPDTKELLEEHSLCAGCPEAAALRYVLSALPKPEDTIIVNSTGCTSLMFPHIALHTVHSLFGNQNAVASGIKRVLDWRFPDIEKDVVVLAGDGATVDIGLDYTLQSFFRQENITTICFDNEVYANTGGQESGATAKGQVFKMAPMGKKFDKVPMWELATTSGCHYSVNMTASAPKAVARAVREAILIAREIGPTFLNIYTPCILEIGLSANEGLGEMKDQDKDRFASYKHVSPEAEEFLKKCKEEGRI; encoded by the coding sequence ATGGCATTAGATATCTATAAAATAAATCCAGAATTTCGTGATATTATGCCTCAAGAGATTATAGATCTTGAGGAAAAAGCTACATGGTCAGTCAAAATGGACAAACCACGTGGTATCAAGGAACTTCCTGACACAAAAGAGTTGCTAGAAGAGCATTCACTCTGTGCCGGTTGTCCTGAAGCGGCTGCATTGAGATATGTACTTTCTGCACTGCCAAAACCGGAAGATACAATTATTGTAAACTCTACAGGATGTACATCTTTAATGTTCCCGCATATCGCGCTTCATACTGTGCATTCACTCTTTGGTAACCAAAATGCAGTTGCATCAGGAATCAAAAGAGTGCTTGACTGGAGATTCCCGGATATTGAAAAAGATGTTGTTGTTTTAGCCGGAGACGGTGCTACTGTTGATATCGGTCTGGACTATACACTTCAGTCTTTCTTTAGACAGGAAAATATCACTACTATCTGTTTTGACAATGAAGTCTATGCAAATACGGGTGGACAGGAGTCTGGTGCTACAGCAAAAGGACAAGTCTTTAAAATGGCGCCTATGGGTAAAAAGTTTGACAAAGTTCCTATGTGGGAATTAGCAACAACTTCAGGATGTCACTACTCTGTAAATATGACAGCTTCTGCTCCAAAAGCAGTTGCTAGAGCAGTCAGAGAAGCAATATTGATAGCAAGAGAAATCGGACCGACTTTCCTTAATATTTACACACCGTGTATTCTTGAAATCGGTTTAAGTGCAAATGAAGGCCTTGGTGAGATGAAAGATCAGGATAAAGACAGATTCGCATCTTACAAACATGTTTCACCTGAAGCAGAAGAATTTTTGAAAAAATGTAAAGAAGAAGGGCGTATATAA
- a CDS encoding transketolase C-terminal domain-containing protein, with product MSKRSDMTNTHNWSGQKLVSTDYLLFEAPREKHFMTGSEVLKEAMKRCTVDASVSYPITPQSEAAHLIGELWAEGYVGTYFRGENEFGVMSEVAGCAMAGARTVTTTSGPGTLRAMENFPQWSGTRIPCQLVLMARGINSPLTIQPDNLEVSFMLETGCMIWYAENVQELFDMSIAAFTVAEKPDVHVPIITVVDGFFVSHTREAVMLPADDIALEPYDPYKAPLPPIDSETPPGRFLRDPFVMKSNYISYATHASWQWEVRSAVERSRPYAEHYLKGLIHITGEDDAEIAFVTCGTASNQAKEAHRELMKLGIKTKVIKLRTIRPFPAKELLAAVEGIKHIFVPEFNVVGWLEKEVRKELYNKCEADIVGGPRVAGGMSMPAEAIIAEVMEKINPGKGA from the coding sequence ATGAGTAAACGAAGTGATATGACAAACACACACAACTGGTCTGGACAAAAATTAGTTTCAACAGACTATTTGCTTTTCGAAGCTCCTAGAGAGAAACACTTCATGACTGGTTCTGAAGTTTTAAAAGAAGCAATGAAAAGATGTACGGTAGATGCCTCGGTATCTTACCCAATTACACCACAATCAGAAGCAGCTCACCTTATTGGTGAACTATGGGCTGAAGGATATGTCGGTACTTATTTTAGAGGTGAAAACGAATTTGGTGTAATGTCTGAAGTTGCAGGCTGTGCAATGGCAGGTGCCAGAACAGTTACGACAACTTCCGGACCAGGTACACTCAGAGCGATGGAGAACTTTCCTCAGTGGTCAGGTACAAGAATACCTTGCCAGTTGGTTTTAATGGCTCGTGGTATCAACTCACCACTAACGATTCAACCAGATAATCTTGAGGTTTCTTTTATGTTAGAAACTGGATGTATGATTTGGTATGCTGAGAATGTTCAAGAACTATTTGATATGTCAATTGCAGCATTTACTGTTGCTGAAAAACCTGATGTTCATGTTCCAATTATTACAGTAGTTGACGGTTTCTTTGTATCACATACAAGAGAAGCAGTAATGCTTCCAGCTGATGATATTGCACTAGAGCCGTATGATCCATATAAAGCTCCATTACCTCCAATTGACTCAGAAACACCTCCGGGACGTTTTTTAAGAGATCCGTTTGTAATGAAATCAAACTATATCTCTTATGCAACACATGCTTCTTGGCAATGGGAAGTAAGATCAGCCGTAGAGCGTTCACGCCCTTATGCAGAGCACTACCTCAAAGGTCTTATCCACATTACTGGTGAAGATGATGCAGAAATTGCATTCGTTACATGTGGAACGGCATCAAACCAGGCAAAAGAGGCACACAGAGAGCTTATGAAACTTGGCATAAAAACTAAAGTTATCAAGCTAAGAACAATCAGACCTTTCCCTGCCAAAGAACTTCTTGCAGCTGTTGAAGGTATCAAACATATTTTCGTACCTGAATTCAATGTTGTCGGATGGTTAGAAAAAGAAGTAAGAAAAGAACTCTACAACAAGTGTGAAGCAGACATTGTCGGTGGACCGAGAGTCGCTGGTGGTATGAGTATGCCTGCTGAAGCAATTATTGCGGAAGTTATGGAAAAAATCAACCCGGGAAAAGGAGCATAA
- a CDS encoding carbon monoxide dehydrogenase beta subunit family protein: MANQGPAYYSPYPAATYEGVITPPEGKALLLEDVVDEETAMREIAKQMLTKENATIFPGPQVLYAWSDEAKRKATLIKEMAEVLNANMIPMYDYRPKYPKIDAEVEINPNHPNLTIWENKIKAAIFIGVHCHYANVALKIVRAETDCYTIAMCALSGHEDAMATIRDQHASDLEKFIKIAKEVKSELGV, translated from the coding sequence ATGGCAAACCAAGGTCCTGCGTATTATTCACCATATCCTGCGGCTACGTACGAAGGTGTAATAACACCACCAGAAGGAAAAGCACTTTTATTAGAAGATGTGGTAGATGAAGAAACGGCAATGAGAGAAATTGCAAAACAGATGTTGACAAAAGAAAATGCAACAATTTTCCCCGGTCCACAAGTACTTTACGCATGGAGCGATGAAGCAAAAAGAAAAGCAACTCTTATCAAAGAGATGGCAGAAGTTCTGAATGCAAACATGATTCCAATGTATGACTACAGACCAAAATATCCAAAAATTGATGCTGAAGTTGAAATCAATCCAAATCATCCAAACTTGACGATTTGGGAAAACAAAATCAAAGCAGCAATTTTTATCGGTGTTCACTGTCATTATGCAAATGTTGCATTAAAGATTGTTAGAGCAGAAACAGACTGTTACACTATAGCAATGTGTGCTTTATCCGGACATGAAGATGCAATGGCTACTATTAGAGACCAACATGCTTCTGATCTTGAAAAGTTCATTAAAATAGCTAAAGAAGTTAAATCAGAGTTGGGAGTATAA
- a CDS encoding P-II family nitrogen regulator, which translates to MVQVNSIIDPSALNDVLHGLEEEGIQGVTVTRVLGKGCWDGTETELTEKVMVIVIVPNKIYKDKAMEAIRANAQDIEHGAGKIWVVPVLEVERIRTGERDLDALEKTIVKNKKKSNDIDLDAFSAIDTPAS; encoded by the coding sequence ATGGTTCAGGTTAATAGTATTATAGATCCGTCAGCACTTAATGATGTGTTGCATGGCTTAGAAGAAGAGGGAATACAGGGTGTTACTGTAACAAGAGTATTAGGAAAAGGTTGTTGGGACGGTACAGAAACCGAATTGACAGAAAAGGTAATGGTTATTGTTATAGTTCCCAATAAGATTTATAAAGACAAAGCAATGGAGGCTATTCGTGCAAATGCACAGGACATAGAGCACGGTGCAGGAAAAATCTGGGTCGTGCCTGTGTTGGAAGTTGAACGTATCCGTACCGGCGAAAGAGATTTGGATGCTTTGGAAAAGACTATAGTGAAAAACAAGAAAAAATCGAATGATATTGATTTAGATGCTTTCAGTGCTATTGATACACCGGCGAGCTAA